The following proteins are co-located in the Spirosoma montaniterrae genome:
- the nagB gene encoding glucosamine-6-phosphate deaminase: MITESPVLDNPDGQPSSVLPTTPGGGPLQSAITYEKIPTHIYADAKAASRAVAEEIADLIRQKQREGKPCVLGLATGSSPKTVYAELIRMHREEGLSFRNVVTFNLDEYYPMEPDSLQSYWRFMREQLFDHVDIPAGNYHVPDGTIRTDKVGEFSKQYEAQIEAAGGLDFQLLGIGGNGHIGFNEPGSLINSHTRLMMLDNSTRAAASNDFGGLPKTPRKAITMGVASILSARRVVLLAWGERKAPVIRGAVEGTVTEQNPASYLQTHPNALFVIDEAAASELTRMKTPWLVDSVVWDNKMKKKAVTHLSLTLGKPILKLTDRDYNDNGMSDLLAQYGQSYDINIDVFNQLQHTITGWPGGKPNADDTNRPERALPARKRCLIFSPHPDDDIISMGGTFQRLVDQGHEVHVGYQTSGNIAVADDEALRFADYVVDFNTRFGIESPEATRIFNDAAAYLREKKDSEMDTAEVRYVKGLIRMGEAKSTCRFVGIPVEQAHFMNLPFYETGKVEKKPLGEDDVRITMDLIEKIKPHQIYAAGDLADPHGTHKVCLDAVLEAVRRLKQSDATPENFMKDCWVWLYRGAWAEWDIHEIEMAVPMSPDQVMKKRLGIFKHQSQKDGVVYQGTDSREFWQRAEERNRATAGLYNRLGLAEYEAMEAFVRWRF; the protein is encoded by the coding sequence ATGATTACGGAGTCTCCAGTACTCGACAATCCAGACGGACAACCTTCGTCTGTGCTGCCCACTACCCCCGGCGGTGGCCCCCTACAATCGGCCATCACGTATGAAAAAATTCCGACACACATTTACGCCGACGCTAAAGCAGCCAGCCGGGCTGTTGCCGAGGAAATTGCCGACCTCATTCGCCAGAAGCAACGTGAAGGCAAACCCTGTGTGCTGGGATTAGCAACTGGCTCATCGCCCAAAACGGTTTATGCCGAACTGATTCGGATGCACCGCGAAGAAGGGCTGAGCTTCCGCAATGTGGTTACGTTCAATCTGGATGAATACTATCCGATGGAACCCGATTCCTTGCAGAGTTATTGGCGGTTCATGCGTGAACAGTTATTCGATCACGTTGATATTCCAGCCGGTAACTACCACGTTCCCGACGGTACGATTCGTACCGATAAAGTGGGCGAATTCTCCAAACAATACGAAGCTCAAATTGAAGCCGCTGGCGGACTTGATTTTCAGTTGCTCGGTATTGGTGGTAATGGCCACATCGGGTTCAACGAGCCAGGGTCGCTTATCAACTCGCACACCCGCCTGATGATGCTCGATAACTCGACGCGGGCGGCTGCATCGAACGATTTTGGTGGGTTGCCCAAAACCCCCCGCAAAGCCATCACAATGGGCGTTGCCAGTATTCTCAGTGCCCGACGCGTGGTGCTGCTGGCCTGGGGCGAACGCAAAGCCCCCGTTATTCGTGGAGCCGTAGAAGGCACCGTGACCGAGCAAAACCCGGCGTCGTACCTCCAAACGCACCCGAACGCGCTGTTCGTAATCGACGAAGCGGCTGCCTCAGAACTGACCCGCATGAAAACGCCGTGGTTGGTCGATTCGGTGGTATGGGATAATAAGATGAAGAAGAAGGCCGTCACGCACTTGTCGCTGACGCTGGGCAAACCGATTCTGAAACTGACCGACCGCGATTATAATGACAACGGGATGAGCGACCTGCTGGCGCAGTACGGGCAGTCGTATGATATTAACATCGACGTTTTCAATCAACTGCAACATACCATTACAGGCTGGCCAGGGGGCAAACCCAACGCCGATGACACCAATCGGCCCGAGCGTGCTTTACCCGCCCGAAAACGCTGCCTGATTTTCAGCCCACACCCTGACGATGACATCATCTCGATGGGCGGTACCTTCCAACGGTTGGTCGATCAGGGACACGAGGTTCACGTAGGCTACCAGACTTCCGGTAACATTGCCGTGGCCGACGACGAAGCCCTGCGCTTTGCTGATTACGTGGTTGATTTCAATACCCGATTCGGCATTGAAAGCCCCGAAGCTACCCGGATTTTCAACGATGCGGCTGCCTATCTGCGCGAGAAAAAGGACTCTGAAATGGACACTGCCGAGGTGCGCTATGTGAAGGGCCTGATTCGGATGGGCGAAGCAAAGTCGACTTGCCGATTTGTGGGCATACCCGTTGAGCAGGCGCATTTCATGAATCTGCCGTTCTACGAAACGGGTAAAGTCGAGAAAAAACCACTCGGTGAAGATGACGTCAGAATAACGATGGACCTCATCGAGAAAATCAAGCCGCACCAGATTTACGCAGCCGGCGATCTGGCCGACCCGCACGGTACGCACAAAGTTTGTTTAGACGCAGTACTGGAAGCCGTTCGGCGATTGAAACAGTCGGACGCGACCCCGGAAAACTTCATGAAAGACTGCTGGGTATGGCTCTATCGCGGAGCCTGGGCCGAATGGGACATTCACGAAATTGAAATGGCCGTGCCAATGTCGCCCGATCAGGTGATGAAAAAGCGGCTGGGAATTTTCAAGCATCAGTCGCAGAAAGATGGGGTTGTGTATCAGGGCACCGACTCGCGGGAGTTCTGGCAACGAGCCGAAGAGCGCAACCGCGCCACTGCCGGGCTGTATAACCGGCTTGGCCTGGCCGAGTATGAAGCAATGGAAGCTTTTGTACGCTGGCGGTTTTAA
- a CDS encoding DUF2141 domain-containing protein, with protein MKTLVNLIAVAFFFASSFAFGQTTSSTVTGKTYTLTVVIPGFDHRNGNLRVGIANSEQTFSGESFKSQVVAVPASGGAKVTFEGLPAGRYAVRMMQDLNGNNQMDYNGSMPTEPFGFSNITMLMGPPSFGQSAFDLNENKTIEVSLMEM; from the coding sequence ATGAAAACGCTCGTAAATCTCATTGCTGTTGCTTTTTTCTTCGCCAGTTCATTTGCTTTCGGTCAAACGACCAGTTCAACCGTTACCGGCAAGACCTACACGCTGACGGTTGTGATTCCCGGCTTTGACCACCGCAACGGTAATCTGCGCGTAGGCATCGCCAACAGCGAACAAACATTTAGTGGCGAATCATTTAAATCGCAGGTCGTGGCAGTACCAGCGTCGGGTGGGGCGAAGGTCACGTTTGAGGGCCTTCCTGCCGGGCGGTATGCCGTGCGTATGATGCAGGATTTGAATGGTAATAACCAGATGGACTATAATGGATCAATGCCTACTGAGCCGTTTGGTTTCTCGAACATTACCATGCTGATGGGGCCACCCAGCTTCGGCCAAAGCGCGTTCGACCTCAACGAAAATAAGACAATTGAAGTCAGTCTGATGGAGATGTAG
- a CDS encoding M48 family metallopeptidase, producing MKRIASILFILCGMSTLTTAQIDPRLIQAGIDAISSITITDKQIAEYSRQAVRQMDAKYPVAGPNDPYTQRLNRIVARHRNVGGIPINYKVYNVKDVNAFATADGSVRVFKGLMDLMTDAEILSVIGHEIGHVANKDSRDAMKAALRRSAIRNGLASRSGAVGELARSQIGAAADYFAGAKFSRDQETEADDYSYAFLKRYGYPVIPLATAFEKLSKQGGGNVPAFLSTHPDSRTRAQRIRERARRDGLAR from the coding sequence ATGAAACGCATCGCGAGCATACTGTTTATTCTGTGCGGGATGTCCACGCTAACCACCGCCCAGATTGACCCCCGGCTGATTCAGGCCGGTATCGACGCCATTAGTTCGATAACAATAACCGACAAACAGATAGCCGAGTATTCGCGGCAGGCCGTTCGGCAAATGGACGCCAAATACCCTGTAGCCGGGCCAAACGACCCTTACACACAACGCCTGAACCGGATTGTGGCCCGGCACCGGAACGTGGGTGGTATCCCAATCAATTACAAGGTTTATAACGTAAAAGACGTTAATGCCTTCGCTACCGCCGATGGCAGCGTTCGGGTGTTTAAAGGGCTGATGGACTTGATGACCGATGCTGAGATTTTGTCGGTTATTGGGCATGAAATTGGTCACGTAGCCAACAAAGACTCGCGTGATGCCATGAAAGCGGCCTTGCGTCGGTCGGCCATTCGGAATGGGCTGGCGTCGCGGTCGGGGGCTGTGGGTGAGTTGGCCCGGTCGCAGATTGGCGCAGCAGCCGACTACTTCGCCGGGGCCAAATTCAGCCGCGATCAGGAAACCGAAGCCGACGATTATAGCTATGCTTTCCTGAAACGCTACGGCTATCCTGTCATACCACTGGCAACGGCGTTTGAAAAACTATCCAAACAGGGCGGAGGCAACGTTCCGGCGTTTCTCTCGACCCACCCCGACAGCCGCACCCGCGCCCAGCGTATTCGCGAACGCGCCCGGCGCGATGGTCTGGCCCGGTGA
- a CDS encoding SDR family oxidoreductase, with translation METTEFRPQSEEIPGQKLPYPARQSDMNPAPDSDLSNYKPAGKLTDQVAIITGADSGIGRAVAIAFAMEGANVAIVYNENTDDAKYTQRLVESKGRPCLVIQTDLRQKANCESAVRQTVERFGKLNILVNNAAYQMAQQNVEDISEEQLRRTFDTNILAYFFMAQAALPHLHENDAIVNTGSIVGIVGNPILVDYCATKGAIHAFTKSLAIQLGERKIRVNCVAPGPVWTPNIPGTMPKDEVENFGHEVALARPGQPEELAPAYVLLASSDGSFMTGSIVEVTGGKLG, from the coding sequence ATGGAAACAACCGAATTTCGGCCCCAATCGGAAGAGATTCCGGGCCAGAAACTCCCCTACCCCGCCCGGCAGTCGGACATGAACCCCGCGCCCGACTCCGACCTCTCGAACTATAAACCAGCAGGTAAACTTACCGATCAGGTCGCCATTATTACCGGTGCCGACTCCGGTATTGGTCGCGCCGTGGCTATTGCGTTTGCGATGGAAGGGGCCAACGTGGCTATCGTGTACAACGAAAATACCGACGATGCCAAATACACGCAACGGCTGGTAGAAAGCAAAGGTCGCCCATGCCTGGTTATCCAAACCGACCTTCGGCAGAAAGCTAACTGCGAATCCGCCGTTCGGCAAACGGTTGAGCGGTTTGGTAAGCTGAATATTCTGGTCAACAATGCCGCCTACCAGATGGCACAGCAAAACGTAGAAGATATTTCGGAAGAACAGCTCCGGCGAACGTTTGATACCAATATTCTGGCGTATTTCTTCATGGCGCAGGCCGCCTTGCCCCATCTGCATGAGAACGACGCTATTGTGAACACAGGTAGCATCGTGGGTATAGTGGGCAACCCAATTCTGGTAGACTACTGTGCTACGAAGGGAGCCATTCATGCCTTCACCAAATCGTTGGCAATACAGTTGGGCGAACGCAAAATACGCGTTAACTGTGTAGCCCCCGGCCCCGTCTGGACGCCCAACATTCCCGGCACCATGCCCAAAGACGAAGTCGAAAATTTTGGTCATGAAGTAGCACTTGCCCGACCCGGCCAACCCGAAGAACTGGCACCGGCTTATGTGCTGCTGGCATCGTCGGATGGTAGTTTCATGACGGGTAGTATTGTTGAAGTCACGGGTGGAAAGCTGGGCTGA
- a CDS encoding gluconate 2-dehydrogenase subunit 3 family protein — MTDIRAILQTDLVTEPTRHVLTERLNAPRRQPAFFTADEFALLRAICDRLIPQDDRSDAERVDIAGGIDERLTENKSNGWRYDEMPPDRDAYQLGLRGINQSAELVFGKPFVALSTEQQDSVLKAVQALDSPDSAWQTLPADRFFEELLAEAVENYYSHPLAQAEIDYVGFADAKGWEL, encoded by the coding sequence ATGACCGACATTCGCGCCATTCTCCAGACTGACCTCGTTACCGAACCTACCCGGCATGTTCTGACCGAGCGGTTAAACGCACCCCGGCGACAGCCTGCGTTTTTTACGGCAGATGAATTCGCGCTGCTTCGGGCCATTTGTGACCGGCTGATTCCGCAGGACGACCGGTCTGATGCTGAGCGCGTCGACATTGCCGGTGGCATAGATGAGCGGTTGACCGAAAACAAATCGAACGGCTGGCGTTACGACGAGATGCCCCCCGACCGCGATGCCTACCAACTGGGTCTGCGCGGTATCAACCAAAGCGCGGAATTAGTATTCGGTAAGCCATTTGTAGCGCTGTCAACGGAGCAGCAAGACAGTGTGCTGAAAGCAGTTCAGGCATTGGACTCGCCCGATAGCGCGTGGCAAACGTTACCCGCCGACCGTTTTTTTGAGGAATTACTGGCGGAAGCCGTTGAAAACTACTACAGCCACCCGCTGGCGCAGGCCGAAATCGACTACGTTGGTTTTGCCGATGCGAAGGGCTGGGAACTGTAA
- a CDS encoding GMC family oxidoreductase, protein MTYDAVVIGTGAGGAPLLARLAKAGLRVVALEAGKFWKPAQDFATDERAQDKLFWNDERLTAGNDALAFGNNNSGTGVGGSTLHYTAYTPRAQPDDLRIRSEFDVGEDWPIDFTDLEPYYDEVEQFLGVSGPSPYPWGPVRKRGYALGPLPVNKAGRLMEQGCRTLGIRTSPAANAALSASYYQDGVGHRPACINRGFCQAGCRNGAKASMDVTYIPLAMHYGAEIRPECFVTQFRRDASGKISEVIYVRNGQEERLHCKNVFLCAGAIETPRLLLLNGIANSSGQVGRNLMAHTALQIWGEFDDDIQPFKGIPGAVISEDTHRPAQRFGVPTDFVGGYLLQSIGVMPVTYLSQLARGRGLWGADLKRAAAAYNHVAGINILGDCLPYAHNYIELSDEKDSRGLPKPRVYFSNGENEERMTAHADQIMRQIWEAAGARNVWAFPRNAHVIGTCRMGHDPDTSVVNADGRAHDIPNLYISDNSTFPSALSVNPALTIMALALRTADKFLMSERAKE, encoded by the coding sequence ATGACCTACGACGCGGTGGTTATCGGAACGGGAGCCGGAGGTGCTCCCCTATTGGCTCGACTGGCAAAGGCCGGGTTGCGCGTGGTGGCCCTCGAAGCCGGAAAATTCTGGAAGCCAGCGCAGGACTTCGCCACCGACGAACGCGCACAGGACAAGCTGTTCTGGAACGACGAACGATTAACGGCGGGCAACGATGCGCTGGCATTTGGCAACAACAACTCTGGCACGGGCGTAGGCGGATCTACGCTGCATTACACGGCCTACACCCCCCGCGCCCAACCCGACGACCTCCGTATTCGTTCCGAATTTGATGTTGGCGAAGACTGGCCTATCGACTTTACCGATCTCGAACCCTATTACGATGAAGTAGAGCAGTTTCTCGGTGTATCGGGACCATCGCCATACCCGTGGGGACCGGTTCGCAAACGGGGTTACGCACTGGGGCCGTTGCCCGTCAACAAGGCGGGGCGGCTCATGGAACAAGGTTGCCGGACGCTGGGCATACGAACCTCGCCAGCCGCCAATGCAGCGTTATCGGCAAGCTATTATCAGGATGGCGTTGGACATCGGCCCGCGTGTATCAACCGGGGTTTTTGCCAGGCTGGTTGCCGCAACGGTGCCAAAGCCAGTATGGACGTTACGTACATTCCGCTGGCTATGCACTACGGGGCCGAGATTCGCCCGGAATGTTTTGTGACCCAGTTTCGTAGAGACGCTTCGGGCAAAATCAGCGAAGTAATTTACGTGCGAAACGGTCAGGAAGAGCGGTTGCATTGCAAGAACGTATTCCTGTGCGCCGGAGCCATTGAAACGCCCCGGCTCCTGCTCCTGAACGGCATCGCCAACAGCAGCGGGCAGGTAGGCCGCAACCTGATGGCACACACGGCTCTTCAAATCTGGGGCGAATTTGACGACGATATACAGCCATTTAAAGGCATTCCGGGTGCGGTCATATCAGAAGATACGCACCGGCCCGCTCAGCGGTTCGGCGTTCCGACCGACTTTGTTGGAGGCTATCTGCTCCAGTCTATTGGTGTTATGCCGGTTACGTATCTAAGCCAACTGGCACGAGGGCGTGGGCTGTGGGGAGCCGACCTGAAGCGAGCGGCTGCGGCCTACAATCATGTGGCGGGTATAAACATTCTGGGCGATTGCCTGCCCTACGCCCACAACTACATCGAACTGTCGGACGAGAAAGACAGCCGTGGGCTTCCGAAGCCGCGCGTTTACTTTTCCAATGGCGAAAATGAAGAACGTATGACTGCCCATGCCGATCAGATTATGCGGCAAATCTGGGAGGCTGCCGGAGCCAGAAACGTGTGGGCATTTCCGCGCAATGCGCATGTAATTGGCACCTGCCGCATGGGCCACGATCCCGATACGTCGGTGGTAAACGCCGATGGACGGGCGCACGATATTCCGAATCTGTACATCAGCGATAATTCAACGTTTCCGAGTGCGCTCAGTGTAAACCCTGCCCTAACCATCATGGCACTGGCCCTGCGAACAGCAGACAAATTTTTAATGAGTGAAAGAGCGAAAGAGTGA
- a CDS encoding family 1 glycosylhydrolase, protein MTFLSHIKRHFGDGNYDGDQFGGAGGHNGSGLPTSNAGNFMFATGIECSYPTIQNGTVRRDQLRECGHYDRYKEDLGLVKEMGLKVLRYGLPYYSIHKSPGKFDWEFADLAMAEIKRLGITPILDLLHFGVPDWIGNFQNPELPVHFADFCEAVAKRYPWVRYYTPVNEIYVTARISGKDGVWNEQLKTDKGFITALKHCVAASIMGNQQIAKHRNDCVIVQSESAEYIHELCATPSAETTLNNELRFLSLDLLYANPPSSTVAMYMMDNGLTRAEYDWFMAGKPPGYQIMGNDYYGRNERIKLPDGRIETSMDVLGWYEITRDYYERYHMPVMHTETNVFEADQAPVWLYKQWVSILRMRRDGVPVLGFTWYSLIDQIDWDIQLAEVKNHVNECGLFDLDRKPRPVAQAYKDILKEFGQITIVPYGEMLEMTDQPARLKVNV, encoded by the coding sequence ATGACTTTTCTCTCTCATATCAAACGCCATTTTGGCGACGGCAATTACGACGGCGATCAGTTTGGCGGAGCCGGTGGGCATAACGGCAGCGGCCTGCCAACCAGTAATGCAGGCAACTTTATGTTTGCAACAGGCATCGAGTGTTCGTATCCGACCATTCAGAACGGCACCGTTCGGCGCGACCAACTGCGCGAGTGCGGCCATTACGACCGCTACAAAGAAGATTTGGGATTAGTGAAAGAAATGGGTCTGAAGGTTCTGCGATACGGGTTGCCGTATTATAGCATCCATAAAAGCCCCGGTAAATTCGACTGGGAATTTGCAGACCTGGCGATGGCCGAAATCAAGCGGCTCGGCATCACGCCCATTCTCGACCTGCTACACTTCGGCGTACCCGACTGGATCGGCAATTTTCAGAATCCTGAACTGCCCGTTCATTTTGCAGACTTCTGCGAAGCCGTAGCCAAACGCTATCCGTGGGTGCGCTACTATACGCCCGTCAACGAAATCTACGTTACGGCCCGCATCAGCGGTAAAGATGGCGTCTGGAACGAGCAGTTAAAGACCGACAAAGGCTTCATAACGGCTCTTAAACACTGTGTGGCGGCCAGTATCATGGGCAATCAGCAAATTGCCAAACACCGCAACGACTGCGTGATTGTGCAAAGCGAAAGTGCCGAATATATCCACGAACTCTGCGCCACGCCCTCTGCCGAAACCACCCTCAATAACGAACTTCGGTTTCTCTCGCTCGATCTGCTCTACGCCAATCCGCCCTCTTCGACCGTGGCGATGTATATGATGGACAACGGCCTGACCCGCGCCGAATATGATTGGTTTATGGCCGGAAAACCGCCGGGCTATCAAATCATGGGCAACGATTATTATGGCCGGAACGAGCGAATCAAACTACCCGATGGACGCATCGAAACGTCGATGGACGTGCTGGGCTGGTATGAAATTACCCGCGATTATTACGAACGCTACCACATGCCTGTGATGCACACCGAAACCAACGTATTCGAGGCCGATCAGGCACCGGTATGGCTGTATAAACAGTGGGTTAGCATTTTGCGGATGCGTCGGGATGGTGTGCCCGTGCTGGGTTTTACGTGGTACAGCCTGATCGATCAGATCGACTGGGACATTCAACTGGCCGAGGTCAAAAACCACGTCAACGAATGCGGTTTGTTCGACCTCGACCGTAAGCCCCGCCCCGTTGCGCAGGCATACAAAGATATTCTGAAAGAATTCGGCCAGATTACCATTGTTCCTTACGGCGAAATGCTCGAAATGACCGACCAGCCCGCCCGATTGAAAGTGAATGTATGA
- a CDS encoding alpha/beta fold hydrolase: MMRILINETNLNIHETGSGSPTLVFMHYFGGSGLEWQSVMNQLSDRYRCIAIDLPGHGDSDESVPGYAVDTVAEMVAALAETLQTGPFVLIGHSMSGKIAMAVAAGTPDRPAPPNLKALVLVSPSPPVPEPIPDTEREKLLNGYGSLPEARKRLKNITAKPISDSVQNQIVADDLRTARSAWDAWLLHGSRETISERMADITIPIHIIVGSDDRALPPDVQPKLVLPYLRTATLDLLNGAGHLLPWEVPDELAAFIAKKVTA; encoded by the coding sequence ATGATGCGAATCCTCATCAACGAAACCAACCTCAACATTCACGAAACCGGCAGCGGCTCTCCGACATTGGTATTCATGCACTACTTCGGCGGTTCGGGGCTGGAGTGGCAATCGGTCATGAACCAGCTTTCGGACCGCTACCGCTGTATAGCTATCGACCTGCCCGGCCACGGCGATTCAGACGAATCGGTGCCGGGATATGCCGTCGATACCGTAGCCGAGATGGTCGCGGCTTTAGCCGAAACGCTTCAAACCGGCCCGTTTGTCTTGATCGGTCATTCGATGAGTGGCAAAATAGCGATGGCGGTAGCCGCCGGAACACCAGATCGGCCAGCTCCGCCCAATCTGAAAGCTCTCGTGCTGGTTTCGCCCTCGCCACCCGTGCCTGAACCTATTCCCGACACGGAGCGCGAAAAACTCCTGAACGGCTACGGCAGTTTGCCAGAAGCGCGTAAACGGCTCAAAAACATAACGGCAAAGCCTATTTCCGATAGCGTACAAAACCAGATTGTTGCCGACGACCTGCGCACGGCCCGGTCGGCCTGGGATGCCTGGCTGTTGCACGGTAGCCGCGAGACTATTTCCGAACGCATGGCCGACATCACGATTCCGATACACATTATAGTTGGCTCCGACGACCGCGCTTTACCCCCCGACGTACAGCCAAAACTGGTTTTGCCTTACCTAAGAACCGCTACGCTCGACCTACTTAACGGAGCCGGACACCTGCTGCCGTGGGAGGTTCCTGACGAACTGGCGGCATTCATCGCAAAAAAAGTTACGGCATAA
- a CDS encoding anthranilate synthase component I family protein: MTTSQPLTSYRVTTRHKRMLADIITPVSIYLRLRDRFLNSILLESSDYHGNDNSFSYLAFDPVARFSYNQNRLTVQLPGEAEQSRTVQPQEMLVALQAFKDSFQHEKPAFSFITNGLFGYFGYPAVQSFEDIQLNAPVPTENQIPAAVFTVYRYVIAINHFKDELHLFEHSYLRNGDVEPESTLNGIADLITGRNYPTYSFSVAGQEQSNFTDDEYRAVIQRGKDHCQRGDVFQIVLSRRFEMPFAGDEFNVYRALRSLNPSPYLFYFDYGSYKLFGSSPESQIVVKNRQATIYPIAGTFRRTGDDARDAELAQKLYDDPKESAEHVMLVDLARNDLSRNCDVVNVETFKEIQYYSHVIHLVSKVVGQLRETADPLQIVAETFPAGTLSGAPKHMAMQLIDRYESLSRSFYSGSIGYMGFDGEFNHAIMIRTFMSKDNTLYYQAGAGIVAKSVVESELQEVHNKLAALRMAIEQAKTI, encoded by the coding sequence ATGACTACTTCCCAACCCCTTACCTCCTACCGTGTCACAACCCGACACAAGCGGATGCTGGCCGACATCATCACGCCGGTGAGCATCTACCTGCGCCTGCGCGACCGTTTTCTGAACAGTATCCTGCTCGAAAGCTCCGACTATCACGGAAACGACAACAGTTTTTCGTACCTCGCCTTCGACCCTGTTGCCCGGTTTTCGTATAATCAGAATCGGCTAACAGTGCAATTACCCGGCGAAGCTGAACAGAGCCGCACGGTGCAGCCACAGGAGATGCTGGTGGCTTTGCAGGCATTTAAAGATAGTTTTCAGCACGAAAAACCGGCGTTTTCCTTTATTACAAACGGCCTGTTCGGTTACTTCGGCTATCCTGCCGTGCAGAGTTTTGAAGACATTCAACTGAATGCGCCCGTTCCGACCGAAAACCAGATTCCAGCGGCAGTATTCACGGTTTATCGGTATGTTATCGCTATCAACCATTTCAAAGACGAACTGCACCTGTTTGAACACAGCTACCTCCGCAATGGCGACGTTGAACCGGAAAGTACGCTGAACGGCATTGCCGACCTGATTACGGGCCGGAACTACCCCACGTACTCGTTCAGCGTGGCCGGACAGGAGCAGTCGAACTTTACCGACGATGAGTACCGGGCTGTGATTCAGCGCGGTAAAGACCACTGTCAGCGGGGCGACGTGTTCCAGATTGTGTTGTCGCGGAGGTTCGAGATGCCGTTTGCGGGCGATGAGTTCAACGTGTATCGGGCATTGCGGTCGCTGAATCCATCGCCCTATTTGTTTTATTTCGACTACGGAAGCTACAAATTGTTCGGCTCCTCGCCCGAATCGCAAATCGTGGTTAAAAACCGACAAGCGACGATCTACCCCATTGCCGGAACCTTCCGACGCACCGGCGACGACGCCCGCGATGCTGAATTGGCGCAGAAGCTTTACGATGACCCTAAAGAATCAGCCGAACACGTCATGCTCGTGGATTTGGCCCGCAACGATTTGAGCCGCAACTGCGACGTAGTAAACGTGGAAACGTTTAAGGAAATCCAGTACTATTCGCACGTTATTCACCTCGTTTCCAAAGTGGTTGGTCAGCTTAGGGAAACCGCCGATCCGCTGCAAATTGTGGCCGAAACCTTCCCGGCGGGTACGCTGTCGGGCGCACCAAAACACATGGCAATGCAGTTGATTGACCGGTATGAGAGCCTGAGCCGGTCGTTTTATTCGGGCAGCATCGGCTACATGGGCTTCGACGGCGAGTTTAACCACGCGATCATGATTCGCACCTTTATGAGCAAAGACAATACACTGTATTATCAGGCTGGTGCGGGAATTGTTGCCAAGTCGGTCGTGGAAAGTGAATTACAGGAAGTACACAACAAATTAGCCGCCCTGCGGATGGCAATTGAGCAGGCAAAAACGATATGA
- a CDS encoding anthranilate synthase component II → MKLLVLDNYDSFTYNLVYILRELGHRPDVIRNNKLTVEQAGQYDKIMLSPGPGIPSEAGIMQDLVREYGPSKSILGICLGHQGIGEVYGASLENLGDVLHGVAHPATVTDSTDPLFANMPTELIVGRYHSWTVIPDSMPADLRITAVDEAGRVMALAHTRYNVRGLQFHPESVLTQHGVKMIQNWIAM, encoded by the coding sequence ATGAAACTTCTCGTCTTAGACAACTACGATTCATTCACCTACAACCTCGTGTACATTCTGCGCGAGCTGGGGCATCGGCCCGACGTGATTCGGAATAATAAACTGACCGTTGAGCAGGCCGGGCAATACGACAAAATCATGCTGTCGCCGGGGCCGGGCATTCCGTCAGAAGCCGGTATTATGCAGGATTTAGTTCGTGAGTATGGCCCATCGAAAAGCATTCTGGGCATTTGTCTTGGTCATCAGGGCATCGGCGAGGTATATGGCGCATCGCTCGAAAACCTCGGCGACGTACTGCACGGCGTGGCGCACCCTGCCACCGTCACCGACTCGACCGACCCGCTTTTCGCCAACATGCCAACGGAACTGATTGTAGGCCGTTACCACTCCTGGACGGTAATTCCTGACTCCATGCCCGCCGACCTGCGCATCACAGCCGTTGACGAAGCGGGCCGCGTAATGGCCCTCGCCCACACCCGCTACAACGTGCGCGGCCTGCAATTCCACCCCGAATCAGTATTGACACAGCACGGAGTTAAAATGATTCAGAATTGGATAGCCATGTAA